The Saimiri boliviensis isolate mSaiBol1 chromosome 19, mSaiBol1.pri, whole genome shotgun sequence genome contains the following window.
attccagagtgaaagggagttcaggctgtaatgtgaaatatctggctccaaagcaaaaatggagctctctagcagaatggttgtcaatgtgtgcattcaacttacagagtgaaactgacgtgtctttgcaacagttcagaaaccctttttaaaagaatatagaaacagtcattttgaaccctatagtggcatataagagttagcagtatgaatgccttgaaaacacagaagacccgcttcctacaaactgatctgctctgtgttgattccttttaggaagttgcatctatgtttagtttcagcgagttagaaacacctttcttccaaaagccgtgtttggacattccagagtgaaagggagttcaggctgcaatgtgaaatatctagctctaaaacaaaaatggagccatctagcagaatgtttgtcaatgaatGTATTTACTttacagagtgaaactgatgtgtattcgcagaagttcagaaaccctttaattggaggatgtagaaacagtcatttccaacgctttagtggcatataagagttagcagtaagaatgcgcttaaaacacagaagacctgcttcttacaaactgatgtgatgtgtgcTGGTTATGTCAAGgaatttgcatctgtgtttagattcagcaaggtagaaacaagtttcttccaaaagctgcgtttggacattccagagtgaagggGATTTcaggttgcaatgtgaaatatctggctctaaaacaaaaacagagctatatagcagaatggttttcaatgcgTACATTCAACCTActgagttaaaatgatgtgtgtttgcagcagttcagaaaccctttcgttggagaatgtagaaacagtcatttccagccctataatggcatttaagagttagaggtaagaatacctttaaaacacagaagacccgcttcttacaaactgatctgctgtgtgttttttccttttaggaagttgcaactatgtttaggttcagcgagttagaaacacgtttcttccaaaagctgcgtttggacattccagagtgaaagggagtccAGGctctaatgtgaaatatctggctctaaaacaaaagcggagctatctagcagaatggttgtcagtgtgtgcattcaacttacagagttaaactgaagtgtgtttgcagcagttcagaaaccctttctttggagaatgtaaaaacagtcatttccagccctatagtggcatataagagttagcagtaagaatgcctttaaaacacagaagacctgcttcttacaaactgatctgctttgtgttggttccttttaggaagttgcatctatgtttagtttcagcgagttagaaacacgtttattccaaaagctgcgtttggactttccagagtgaaagggatttcaggctgtaatgtgaaatatctggccctaaaacaaaaaaggcgatatcgagcagaatggttgtcaatgtgtatattcaacttaaagagttaaactgacatgtgttcgcagcagttctgaaacccattctttggagaatgtagaaacagtcatttccagccgtatagtggcctataagagttagcagtaagaatgcctttaaaacacagaagacccggttcttacaaactgatctgatgactcttgtttcattttaggaagttgcgtctatgtttagattcagcgagttactaacacgtttcttctaaaagctgcgtttgggcattccagagtgaaagtgagttcaggctgcaatgtgaaatatctggctctaaaacaaaaacggagctttctagcagaatggttgtcaatgtgtcctttcaacttacacagttaaactgacgtgtgtttgcagcagttcagaaaccctttctttggagaatgtagaaacagtcatttccagccctatagtggcatataggagttagcaataagaatgcctttaaagcacagaagaccggcttcttacaaactgatctgctgtgtgttgtttccttttaggaagttgcaactatgcttagattcagcgagttagaaacacgattcttccaaaagctgcgtttggacattccagagtgaaagtgagttcaggctgcaatgtgaaatatctagctctaaaacaaaaatggagcaatctagcagaatgtttgtcaatgagtgtattcagtttagagagttaaactgacctgtgtttgcagcaattcagaaacactttaattggagaatgtagaatcagtcatttcgaacgctatactggcatataagtgttagcagtaagtatgcgtttaaaacacagaagacccgcttcttacaaactgatgtgatgtgtgttggttccctttaggaaattgcatctgtgtttagattcagcgaggtagaaacacgtttcttcctaaagctgcgttgggacattccagagtgaaagggagttccagttgcaatgtgaaatatctggctctaaaacaaaaacggagctatatagcagaatggttgtcaatgtgtgcattcaatgtacagagttaaactgatgtgtatttgcagcagttcagaaaccctttctttggagaatgtagaaacagtcaattctagccctataatggcatataagagttagaagtaagaaagcctttaaaacacagaagacccggtagCAGCAGTGGTCGCCTGCGGAGCAGTCTGAGCCCGATGATGAGGCCAGGGACGGGAGCTGAGCGTGGAGGCCTCATGATGGGGCACCCTGGCATGCATTATGCCCCGATGGGAATGCACCCTATGAATCAGAGAGCAAATATTCCTTCTGTCCCTCAGGGAATGATGCCTCAGATGATGCCCTCTGTGGGAGGGCCACCAATgtgacaaaaagataaaataaaacaatttgctACTGCCAgatgcttctctcttttctgggGCCTTCTGTTTCCATTGGGCCAATCAAGGATATTCGGCTGTATTTAATTTAGGACTTGCAGATTAGTTTGTCAGGTAAAACAGGATTAACTAGTCTTCACCTCCAGAATTTACAGAGATCTCTGAGGGAGAAGATGCCTGGAATGATGTCGTCAGTAATGCCTGGAATGATGATGTCTCATATGTGTCCAGCTTACATGCAGCCTGCCTTACCGCCAGGAGTAAATAGTATGGATGTAGCAGCAGGTACAGCATCTGGTGCAAAATCTATGTGGACCGAACATAAATCACCTGATGGAAGGACTTACTACTACAACACTGAAACCAAACAGTCTACCTGGGAGAAACCAGATGATCTTAAAACACCTGCTGAGCAACTTTTATCTAAATGCCCCTGGAAGGAATACAAATCAGATTCTGAAAAGCCTTACTATTACAATTCTCAAACAGAAGAATCTCGCTGGGCCAAACCTAAAGAACTTGAGGATCTCGAAGGATACCAGAATACCGTTGTTGCTGGAAGTCTTATTACAAAATCAAACCTGCATGCAATGATCAAAACTGAAGAAAGCAGTAAACAAGAAGAGTGCACGACAACGTCAACAGCCCCAGTCCCTACAACAGAAATTCCAACGACAATGAGCACCATGGCTGCTGcagaagcagcagctgctgctgctgcggccAATGCTAATGCTTCCACTTCTActtctaatactgtcagtggaacTGTTCCAGTTTTTCCTGAGCCAGAAGTTACTTCCATTGTTGCTACTGTTGTAGATAATGAGAATACAGTAACTATTTCAACTGAGGAACAAGCACAACTTACTAGTACCCCTGCTATTCAGGATCAAAGTGTGGAAGTATCCAGTAATACTGGAGAAGAAACATCGAAGCAAGAAACTATAGCTGATTTTACTcccaaaaaagaagaggaggagagccAACCAGCAAAGAAAACATATACTTGGAATACAAAGGAGGAGGCAAAGCAAGCCTTTAAagaattattgaaagaaaagcGGGTACCATCGAATGCTTCATGGGAGCAAGCTATGAAAATGATTATTAATGATCCACGGTACAGTGCTTTGGCaaagttaagtgaaaaaaagcaagccTTTAATACCTATAAAgtccaaacagaaaaagaagaaaaagaagaagcaagATCAAAGTACAAAGAGGCTAAAGAGACCTTTCAGCGTTTTCTTGAAAATCATGAGAAAATGACTTCCACAACTAGATAAAAAAAAGCAGAGCAAATGTTTGGAGAGATGGAAGTTTGGAATGCAATATCAGAACGTGATCATCTTGAAATCTATGAagatgttttgttctttctttcaaaaaaggaaaaggaacaagcaaagcaATTGTGAAAGAGAAACTGGGAAGCCTTAAAAAACATACTTGGCAACATGGCTAATGTAACATACTCTACCACTTGGTCTGAAGCCCAGCAGTATCTGATGGATAATCCAACTTTTGCAGAAGATGAGGAGTTACAAAACATGGACAAAGAAGATGCATTAATTTGCTTTGAAGAACACATTCGGgctttagaaaaggaagaagaagaagaaaaacagaagagtttGCTGAGAGAAAGGAGATGACAGCAAAAAAATCGGGAATCCTTCCAGATATTTTTAGATGAATTACATGAACATGGACAACTACATTCTATGTCATCTTGGATGGAATTGTATCCAACTATTAGTTCTGACATTAGAATCACTAATATGCTTGGTCAGCCTGTTTTTTCATTAGGATCAACTGCACTTGATCTTTTCAAGTTTTATGTTGAGGATCTTAAAGCACGTTATCATGATGAGAAGAAGATAATAAAAGACATTCTAAAGGATAAAGGATTTGTAGTTGAAGTAAATACCACTTTTGAAGATTTTGTGGCAATAATTAGTTCAACTAAAAGATCAACTACATTAGATGCTGGAAATATCAAATTGGCTTTCAATAGTTTACTCGAAAAGGCAGAAGCCCGTGAacgtgaaagagaaaaagaggaggctCGGAAGATGAAACGAAAAGAATCTGCATTTAAGAGTATGTTAAAACAAGCTGCTCCTCCAATAGAATTGGATGCTGTCTGGGAAGATATCCGTGAGAGATTTGTAAAAGAGCCAGCATTTGAGGACATAACTCTAGAATCTGAAAGAAAGcgaatatttaaagattttatgcATGTGCTTGAGCATGAATGTCAGCATCATCATTCAAAGAACAAGAAACATTCTAAGAAATCTAAAAACATCATAGGGAACGTTCCCGCTCTCGATCGGGGTCAGATTCAGATGATGATGATagccattcaaagaaaaaaagacaacaatcAGAGTCTCGTTCTGCTTCAGAACATTCTTCTAGTGCAGAGTCTGAGAGAagttataaaaagtcaaaaaagcatAAGaagtaaagtaagaaaaagagacataaaTCTGACTCTCCAGAATACGATGCTGAGCGAGagaaggataaaaaagaaaaagattgggaaagtgaaaaagacagaacTAGACAAAGATCAGAATCAAAACACAAATCGCCTAAGAAAAAGACTGGAAAGGATTCTGGTAATTGGGATACTTCTGGCAGTGAACTGAGTGAAGGGGAATTGGAAAAGTGCAGAAGAACACTTTTAGAGCAACTGGATGATGATCAATAAATTATACCAAATATATGTTTACAGTATGATTTAAAGTCTAATTCAGACCAGGGACTATATTTTAAGTTCAACAGAAATAACACTGGGTTTTAATTGTATCACAGGAAAAAAAgtgcatttaagtattgttatcATGGACTttataaaagcaaaggaaattgaaaataacTTAGATTCTGTATCAAGAATCATATTTTCATACAGTCATAACTGTCTTTCTGTGACCCTTTCACAGGGCACTGTAGGATGGATTAAAGGTGGCAATTTACTGATAACTGCAGATGTCTCTACTTTGTTCTAAAATCTAAGTCATGAGGTGATTTGATTTACTTTATAGAAGCTGGATTTTGAagatataatgaaaaattttttgaTAATACAGTAGTACAAAAAAAGCACCAGCAACTGATAAAACTGCTTTTTTGAGCACTACACAACTGATTAAAGCCAATGTGATCTTTTATGGTGAAACTCCTCAGAAATAGGTGTTTTTGCTGGAAACTTGGTAGACCCCTAATTATAGTGGTGCTAATGAGCACTACTATAATAAAGCCACCATTATTTTTTATCAAACatctgaatacattttaaaaaggctaTTCTGAGGGCATTATTTTGAGCATCTATTTTGaggtgatgtttaaaaaaaaaactttaacatcaaatcaaaatgtaaaataatttaaatatattgccTTAAGGACCTACTAAAGAATGTGCCACCAGACTTTAAGTGATAGTTGCAATatccctgtcttaaaaaaaaaaaatggacttaaacattttctttaacagttgtcttttttttctaaattcagtctttctctggctttttttcccctgctATTGAGGAAATATTTTGCCTCCCCTACTCACTGAGAAGTATTGACTTCGTGGTACACATTCTAAAGCATTTctgatttgaatatttttgtatatttgtatcaACTATTAAACCTTCTCTTctagtgaaaaaaaagaaa
Protein-coding sequences here:
- the LOC141582258 gene encoding LOW QUALITY PROTEIN: pre-mRNA-processing factor 40 homolog A-like (The sequence of the model RefSeq protein was modified relative to this genomic sequence to represent the inferred CDS: inserted 1 base in 1 codon; substituted 4 bases at 4 genomic stop codons); translation: MMRPGTGAERGGLMMGHPGMHYAPMGMHPMNQRANIPSVPQGMMPQMMPSVGGPPMEKMPGMMSSVMPGMMMSHMCPAYMQPALPPGVNSMDVAAGTASGAKSMWTEHKSPDGRTYYYNTETKQSTWEKPDDLKTPAEQLLSKCPWKEYKSDSEKPYYYNSQTEESRWAKPKELEDLEGYQNTVVAGSLITKSNLHAMIKTEESSKQEECTTTSTAPVPTTEIPTTMSTMAAAEAAAAAAAANANASTSTSNTVSGTVPVFPEPEVTSIVATVVDNENTVTISTEEQAQLTSTPAIQDQSVEVSSNTGEETSKQETIADFTPKKEEEESQPAKKTYTWNTKEEAKQAFKELLKEKRVPSNASWEQAMKMIINDPRYSALAKLSEKKQAFNTYKVQTEKEEKEEARSKYKEAKETFQRFLENHEKMTSTTRXKKAEQMFGEMEVWNAISERDHLEIYEDVLFFLSKKEKEQAKQLXKRNWEALKNILGNMANVTYSTTWSEAQQYLMDNPTFAEDEELQNMDKEDALICFEEHIRALEKEEEEEKQKSLLRERRXQQKNRESFQIFLDELHEHGQLHSMSSWMELYPTISSDIRITNMLGQPVFSLGSTALDLFKFYVEDLKARYHDEKKIIKDILKDKGFVVEVNTTFEDFVAIISSTKRSTTLDAGNIKLAFNSLLEKAEAREREREKEEARKMKRKESAFKSMLKQAAPPIELDAVWEDIRERFVKEPAFEDITLESERKRIFKDFMHVLEHECQHHHSKNKKHSKKSXKHHRERSRSRSGSDSDDDDSHSKKKRQQSESRSASEHSSSAESERSYKKSKKHKKXSKKKRHKSDSPEYDAEREKDKKEKDWESEKDRTRQRSESKHKSPKKKTGKDSGNWDTSGSELSEGELEKCRRTLLEQLDDDQ